AACAAATATATTGGTTTTTTTTGTTTTTAAGGCGGTTTTGAGGATCTATTTTTAATAGAGGATAGCAAAAAAAATAATTTAATAAAAACCAGATTTGCGACTATCACAAAATATATTTAACACTCCTAAAATTCACAATTCGGATATATTAAAAAGACAAATATAGAGAAATTTTCTAAGTCAATAATAGATAACTAATTAGAATAAAAATAGTTCTGTATAATAATACCAAAAAGAAAAATGGTTATATTTAACAACCAAAACATTATTATCATATTTTTGTTTTTGATATATAAGTTAAGACATTTGCATCCGGATATATGAATTACATCTAAAGGTTTGTCAGGCCGAACCAAAGTTTTATAAAAATGAAAGAGCAATATTGCAAATACTCATTAATTATTATTCTTCTGATACTAGGAGTTATCGTTTTTATCAGAATCATACCTTTTCTCACTGGATTGATGGGAGCTGCGACAATATATGTATTGGTCAGAAAGCAAATGTTTTATCTTACTCAAAAGAAAAATGTCAGGCATACAATGGCAGCTGTCCTGATGCTTCTGGAAGCTGCACTCTGTTTTTTAATCCCTCTTTCTCTGGTAGTTTGGCTTCTAGTAGAGAAAATACAGAATCTCAATTTGGATCCACAAGCATACATTAAAACAATTGAAGATATAGCCAGATTGGTTGAATTAAAAACTGGCTATAACGTGCTTAATAGCGAGAATATATCGTTTATTGCCTCATTCATACCTAAGGTTGGACAATTTATAGTCGGAAATATGAGCAACCTTGTAGTAAACATATTCGTAATGTTGTTTGTACTTTTTTTTATGTTACTAAAAGGGAAAGAGATGGAGACATATTGTTATGACATTCTTCCTTTTAAAACCACTCATAAAGAACGAATCCTTAATAAAATAAGCTTAATGGTAAGATCTAATGCAATAGGTATACCTTTAGTAGCAATAGTCCAAGGAGGAGTAGCCACGATAGGTTACTTTATCTTCGATGCACCTAATCCAATCTTGTTCGGTTTTCTAAGTTGCTTCGCATCAGTTGTTCCAATGGTAGGAATTGGACTGATTTGGGCGCCAGTAGTAGCTTATATGTTCCTTACTGGTAACTGGCATCATGCAATAGGATTACTCATCTATTCAGGGATTATAACTTCTACTATTGACAATCTTATAAGGTTTCTACTTCAGAAGAAACTGGCAAATATTCATCCGTTGATTACCATTTTCGGGGTAATCATCGGTCTATCTCTTTTTGGCTTTATGGGGATTATTTTTGGACCATTGCTACTCTCCATCTTTTTGCTTTGTTTTGATATATTCAAACAGGAGTATCTATCAGACGATCAATAAAAATAACAAAAAAAAGACAACTAAAGAATTATCTTTAATTGCCTTTCAAGCTTATTAACCTTGCGGTGCGTACGGGACTCGAACCCGTGACCCCATGCGTGACAGGCATGTATTCTAACCAACTGAACTAACGCACCAATTATTTCTTTTCGTTGCTTTCTCTCTCGATTGCGGTTGCAAAGGTAGTAGTTATTTTTAAACCTGCAATAGTTTTAAAGAATTATTTTTGATCTTTTTTAAACCAAATCTGATTACTAAGGGATTACGAAATACTTTTTTCTATGCCTGAAACAGCTGCTTGAAATTATTGCTATATTTGCAAGACATTAAAATAACAGACAAATAAAACATATAGAAATGAAGAATACCCCAATCGATTGCAAAATCATTGATGAAGCAATCAATGAGATGCATATCACCGATTTATCCAAAGCTACTATTCGTGAAGTAAAAGCCATTGCCGCCAAAGCAGAAGAAATATCAGGCGTGGAATTTATAAAAATGGAAATGGGGGTACCAGGACTTCCTCCTTCAGCTGTTGGAGTACAAGCCGAAATAGAAGCTTTGCAAAATGGAATCGCCAGCCTTTATCCAGATATCAATGGTTTGCCTGCACTTAAACAAGAGGCTTCCAATTTTGTAAAGGCATTTATCAATGTTGATATAAATCCGGAAGGATGTGTTCCGGTAACCGGTTCCATGCAGGGCACTTATGCATCGTTCCTGGTATGTAGCCAGTCTGATGAAAAGAGAGATACCATCCTGTTTATTGATCCCGGATTCCCCGTGCAGAAACAGCAACTGGTGGTGATGGGACAAAACTATGAAACTTTTGATGTATATGATTACCGCGGAGATAAGTTGCGTGGTAAATTGGAAAGCTACCTGAGCAAAGGGAATATTTCGGCTATTATCTATTCCAATCCGAACAATCCCAGCTGGGTATGCCTTAAAGAGGAAGAGTTGAAAGTGATTGGCGAGCTGGCAACACAGTACGATGTGATTGTACTGGAAGACCTGGCCTACTTTGCCATGGACTTCCGAACCGACCTGAGTATTCCTTATCAAACACCATACCAACCTTCGGTTGCCCATTATACAGATAACTATGTACTGCTCATCTCTGGATCAAAAGCCTTCAGTTATGCCGGACAGCGCATCGGTGTGACCTGTATATCCAATTCATTATACAACAGAACCTACCCAGGATTTGTAAAACGCTATGGAGGAGGGACTTTCGGAACAGTATTCATTCATCGCGTACTTTACGCACTTTCATCAGGCACCAGCCACTCAGCACAATATGCAATGGCTGCCATGCTAAAAGCAGCCAACGAGGGAAAATACAATTTCCTGAAAGATGTCAGCATATACGGTGAACGCGCTCATAAGTTAAAGGAGATATTCATTCGTCACGGATTCCATCTGGTATACGATAAAGATCTTGATCAGCCGGTTGCCGACGGATTCTATTTCACCATTGGATACCCGGGAATGAAAGGTTGCGAATTAATTAAAGAACTGATGTATTATGGCGTAAGTGCTATATCTCTTGATACTACCGGAAGTAAGCAAGAAGGACTTAGAG
The Bacteroides sedimenti genome window above contains:
- a CDS encoding AI-2E family transporter translates to MKMKEQYCKYSLIIILLILGVIVFIRIIPFLTGLMGAATIYVLVRKQMFYLTQKKNVRHTMAAVLMLLEAALCFLIPLSLVVWLLVEKIQNLNLDPQAYIKTIEDIARLVELKTGYNVLNSENISFIASFIPKVGQFIVGNMSNLVVNIFVMLFVLFFMLLKGKEMETYCYDILPFKTTHKERILNKISLMVRSNAIGIPLVAIVQGGVATIGYFIFDAPNPILFGFLSCFASVVPMVGIGLIWAPVVAYMFLTGNWHHAIGLLIYSGIITSTIDNLIRFLLQKKLANIHPLITIFGVIIGLSLFGFMGIIFGPLLLSIFLLCFDIFKQEYLSDDQ
- a CDS encoding pyridoxal phosphate-dependent aminotransferase gives rise to the protein MKNTPIDCKIIDEAINEMHITDLSKATIREVKAIAAKAEEISGVEFIKMEMGVPGLPPSAVGVQAEIEALQNGIASLYPDINGLPALKQEASNFVKAFINVDINPEGCVPVTGSMQGTYASFLVCSQSDEKRDTILFIDPGFPVQKQQLVVMGQNYETFDVYDYRGDKLRGKLESYLSKGNISAIIYSNPNNPSWVCLKEEELKVIGELATQYDVIVLEDLAYFAMDFRTDLSIPYQTPYQPSVAHYTDNYVLLISGSKAFSYAGQRIGVTCISNSLYNRTYPGFVKRYGGGTFGTVFIHRVLYALSSGTSHSAQYAMAAMLKAANEGKYNFLKDVSIYGERAHKLKEIFIRHGFHLVYDKDLDQPVADGFYFTIGYPGMKGCELIKELMYYGVSAISLDTTGSKQEGLRACTSFIKDHQYDQLEERMQLFEKNNPISKK